In Bombus terrestris chromosome 6, iyBomTerr1.2, whole genome shotgun sequence, a single window of DNA contains:
- the LOC100649691 gene encoding glycerol-3-phosphate phosphatase produces MATKRYILSLSSAEFKNFIDSIDVVLSDCDGVLWKETQVIKNSPETVNKFKELGKKFFYITNSNTKTRSEFVDKCKNLKYDATIDEIVCSSFLAAMYLKEKRFNKKAYVVGSDGITKELEAEGIKHFGVGPDVTEGDEVEMIENFKPDPEVGAVIVGFDKHFSFPKLVKAATYLQDPNVHFIGTNCDVERPSPNTNKFPGTGCFIKIIEMASNRSAVMLGKPESFLSEYIIKKYGLNPQRTLMIGDNCNTDILLGKRCGFKTLLVLTGITTQNDVDAMSASTTSSKDLIIPDYYANELGDVLKMIASS; encoded by the exons ATGGcgacaaaacgttatatattgtcaTTATCAAGTgcagaatttaaaaatttcatagacTCCATTGATGTAGTTTTATCAGACTGTGATG GCGTACTATGGAAGGAAACCCAAGTAATAAAGAATTCACCTGAAACTGTAAATAAGTTTAAAGAATTAGGTAAAAAGTTTTTTTACATAACAAATAGTAATACCAAAACCAGGTCTGAATTTGTGGACAAGTGTAAAAATCTTAAGTATGATGCAACAATA GATGAAATAGTATGTTCTTCATTTTTGGCTGCTATGTATCTTAAGgaaaaaagatttaataaaaaagcaTACGTAGTTGGGAGTGATGGTATTACCAAGGAATTGGAAGCTGAAGGTATCAAACATTTTGGTGTCGGA CCAGATGTAACGGAAGGTGATGAAGTAGAAATGATAGAAAACTTTAAACCAGACCCAGAAGTTGGAGCAGTTATTGTAGGCTTTGATAAACACTTTAGTTTTCCTAAGCTTGTGAAAGCTGCCACTTATTTACAAGATCCAAATGTTCATTTTATAGGGACAAATTGTGATGTAGAAAGACCATCGCCAAATACTAATAAATTCCCag gaACTGGATGCTTCATAAAGATTATAGAAATGGCATCCAATAGATCGGCAGTGATGCTTGGAAAACCAGAATCATTTTTGAGTGAatatattataaagaaatatggTTTAAATCCTCAAAGAACACTTATGATTGGTGACaa TTGTAATACTGACATTCTTCTTGGGAAACGTTGTGGATTTAAAACTCTTCTTGTATTAACGGGTATTACAACACAAAATGACGTAGATGCCATGAGCGCTTCTACTACTAGCTCTAAAGATTTGATAATTCCAGACTATTATGCAAATGAGTTAGGTGATGTACTAAAAATGATTGCATCATCTTGA